In Hwangdonia lutea, a single window of DNA contains:
- a CDS encoding hydroxymethylglutaryl-CoA reductase, degradative codes for MSKTISGFSKLSKSKKIDWIVNTYFSNTEEAKRVLKQYWSSNEKLQQLHDEFIENTITNYYLPLGVAPNFLINNTLYTIPMAIEESSVVAAASKAAKFWLDRGGFKATVISTTKIGQVHFMYHGDFNTLQRFFKQVKPKLIEDAKPITKNMEARGGGIIDIELRDKTSDIKGYYQLHSSFETLDAMGANFINSCLEQFAETFKNEALAFDGFSENEQDIQIVMSILSNYVPNCLVRAEVSCKVEELKEDDLISGEDFAIKFVQAVNIAEIEPYRAVTHNKGIMNGIDAVVLATGNDFRAVEAGVHAYASRHGTYSSLSHAKIEDGIFTFWMEIPLALGTVGGLTGLHPLVKLALELLHKPSAKELMQIVAVAGLAQNFAALRSLTTTGIQQGHMKMHLMNILNQFDASDNEKILLTDHFKTNVVTHSAVVEALNKLRNGA; via the coding sequence ATGAGCAAAACGATTTCTGGGTTTTCTAAGCTTTCAAAATCTAAAAAAATTGATTGGATTGTAAATACCTATTTTTCAAATACCGAAGAAGCAAAACGTGTTTTAAAGCAATATTGGAGCAGCAACGAAAAACTGCAACAATTGCACGACGAGTTTATCGAAAACACCATAACCAATTATTATTTACCACTTGGTGTAGCGCCAAATTTTTTAATAAACAATACGCTTTATACCATCCCTATGGCTATCGAGGAAAGTTCGGTGGTGGCAGCGGCAAGTAAAGCGGCAAAGTTTTGGTTGGACAGGGGAGGCTTTAAAGCAACCGTTATTTCCACGACCAAAATTGGGCAGGTCCATTTTATGTACCACGGCGATTTTAACACATTGCAACGTTTTTTTAAGCAGGTGAAACCAAAGCTTATTGAAGACGCAAAACCCATTACCAAAAACATGGAAGCTCGAGGTGGTGGTATTATAGACATTGAATTACGCGATAAAACAAGCGATATAAAAGGGTATTATCAATTGCATAGCTCTTTTGAAACCTTGGATGCCATGGGCGCCAATTTTATAAATTCGTGTTTGGAGCAGTTTGCAGAAACCTTTAAAAATGAAGCTTTAGCGTTTGATGGTTTTTCTGAAAATGAACAGGACATCCAAATCGTTATGAGCATTTTATCTAACTACGTGCCCAATTGTTTAGTGCGCGCAGAGGTTAGCTGTAAGGTTGAGGAATTGAAGGAAGACGATTTGATTTCTGGAGAAGATTTCGCCATTAAATTTGTACAAGCCGTTAACATTGCTGAAATAGAACCTTACCGTGCCGTAACGCACAACAAAGGTATTATGAATGGTATTGATGCTGTGGTTTTGGCCACCGGAAACGATTTTAGGGCCGTTGAAGCCGGAGTGCACGCATACGCATCGCGACACGGTACATACAGCAGTTTATCGCATGCAAAAATTGAAGATGGCATATTTACCTTTTGGATGGAAATTCCTTTGGCACTTGGTACTGTTGGTGGGCTTACAGGTTTGCACCCTTTAGTAAAGCTAGCTTTAGAGTTGCTACACAAACCCTCGGCCAAAGAATTGATGCAAATTGTTGCCGTTGCTGGTTTAGCACAAAATTTTGCGGCATTACGTTCGTTAACCACAACGGGAATTCAACAAGGCCACATGAAAATGCATTTGATGAATATCCTCAATCAATTTGATGCTAGTGACAACGAAAAGATTTTATTAACCGATCATTTTAAAACCAATGTAGTTACACATAGTGCGGTTGTTGAGGCTTTAAATAAGTTACGTAATGGTGCCTGA
- a CDS encoding GYDIA family GHMP kinase: MVPEALEGTTRTSNTTSQMTKNSNHITFNSNGKLLLTGEYVVLDGALSLAIPTTYGQSLKIEPINESKLIWKSLDEKGSVWFEDTFEIIYNEISLSVRNDSTISERLLQILNAAKQLNPDFLNAKQGFSITTKLDFPRQWGLGTSSTLINNLAQWAQVDAYQLLEKTFGGSGYDIACAQHHTPITYQLCNADEIQSQPFDCAQGETIKHDKKRNINEVNFNPSFKNHLYFVYLNEKQNSRDGIAQFKKNRSDLSDSISEINNITQNIMSCKTIENFIMLIEEHENIISKIIKQNPVKARLFSDFNGGIKSLGAWGGDFILVAAHNNPTDYFSEKGFKTIIPFKDMIR; this comes from the coding sequence ATGGTGCCTGAGGCTCTAGAAGGCACCACGAGAACTTCAAATACAACATCTCAAATGACCAAAAATTCAAACCATATAACATTTAACTCAAACGGAAAACTTTTACTTACGGGCGAATATGTAGTGCTCGATGGGGCTTTATCCTTAGCTATACCCACAACATACGGACAATCGTTAAAGATTGAACCCATAAACGAATCCAAGCTCATTTGGAAAAGTTTAGATGAAAAAGGCAGCGTTTGGTTTGAAGATACTTTTGAAATTATTTATAATGAGATTTCTCTCTCCGTTCGAAATGACAGCACCATTTCAGAAAGATTACTTCAAATTTTAAATGCTGCAAAACAACTTAATCCTGATTTTTTAAACGCAAAACAAGGATTTAGCATTACTACAAAACTAGATTTCCCGAGACAATGGGGATTGGGCACCTCGTCAACTTTAATAAACAATCTGGCACAATGGGCGCAAGTTGACGCTTATCAGCTATTAGAGAAAACCTTTGGCGGCAGCGGTTACGATATTGCTTGTGCGCAACACCACACTCCTATTACTTATCAATTATGTAATGCTGATGAAATACAGAGTCAACCTTTCGACTGCGCTCAAGGTGAGACGATAAAACACGACAAAAAGAGAAATATTAACGAAGTTAATTTTAATCCTTCTTTTAAAAACCATTTATATTTTGTGTATCTCAACGAAAAACAGAATAGTCGCGATGGCATTGCTCAGTTCAAAAAGAACAGATCCGATTTATCCGATTCCATTTCAGAAATAAACAATATTACCCAAAATATAATGTCGTGCAAAACGATTGAAAATTTTATAATGCTGATAGAAGAGCACGAAAATATTATCTCAAAAATCATAAAACAAAACCCCGTAAAAGCTCGATTGTTTAGCGATTTTAACGGTGGCATAAAAAGCCTTGGAGCTTGGGGTGGCGATTTTATTTTAGTGGCTGCTCATAACAATCCAACAGATTATTTTAGTGAGAAAGGGTTTAAAACCATTATTCCCTTTAAGGATATGATACGGTGA
- a CDS encoding DUF1328 family protein, whose protein sequence is MLRWTIIFIIIAIIAGVLGFGGIAGASAGIAKIFFFIFIVLFILSLLKGVIKK, encoded by the coding sequence ATGTTACGTTGGACAATAATATTTATTATCATCGCAATAATCGCTGGAGTCTTAGGATTTGGTGGCATCGCAGGAGCGTCTGCAGGAATTGCAAAAATTTTCTTTTTTATTTTTATAGTACTTTTTATATTATCACTTTTAAAAGGGGTTATTAAAAAGTAG
- a CDS encoding ferritin-like domain-containing protein — protein sequence MSTYTEEIGDKLNDLLEKTYDAEKGFKKAAEKVDNAALKSYFKQKAQERYSFGHELKSEIKTFGQDVDKGGSVKGSAHRTWMDVKALFSSDNEESMLEEAIRGEKSAIDEYHDVIQETSLPMSTKSILESQKNKIENGLSKIKTLEDLS from the coding sequence ATGAGTACTTACACAGAAGAAATTGGAGATAAGTTAAACGACTTGTTAGAGAAAACCTACGATGCAGAAAAAGGATTTAAAAAGGCAGCAGAGAAAGTAGATAATGCGGCTTTAAAATCTTATTTCAAACAAAAAGCACAAGAGCGATATAGTTTTGGTCACGAATTAAAATCTGAAATAAAAACTTTTGGACAAGATGTTGACAAAGGTGGAAGTGTAAAAGGATCTGCCCATAGAACTTGGATGGATGTGAAAGCTTTGTTTTCGTCGGATAACGAAGAGTCAATGCTTGAAGAAGCCATTCGTGGTGAAAAATCGGCCATTGATGAGTATCACGATGTTATTCAAGAAACAAGTTTGCCAATGAGTACAAAATCAATTTTGGAGTCTCAAAAAAATAAAATTGAGAATGGCTTATCTAAAATTAAAACCTTAGAGGATTTAAGCTAA
- a CDS encoding hemerythrin domain-containing protein, translated as MKNIFEAIRKDHDTQRKLLNKLVETSGDTVERKQTFEALKNELEVHADAEERHFYKPLISNDMMQEKARHGIAEHHEIDELIEKLEETDLDSSAWLKYAKDLKHKVEHHLDDEEHTFFQLAGKVFSENKKVSLAKDYTNYMNANL; from the coding sequence ATGAAAAATATATTTGAAGCCATAAGAAAAGATCACGACACGCAAAGAAAATTGCTCAATAAACTAGTTGAAACCTCTGGTGATACTGTAGAAAGAAAACAAACCTTTGAGGCGCTTAAAAATGAATTGGAAGTTCATGCCGATGCCGAAGAGCGTCATTTTTACAAGCCATTAATTAGTAACGATATGATGCAGGAAAAAGCGCGACACGGTATTGCCGAACATCATGAAATTGACGAATTAATTGAAAAGTTGGAAGAAACGGATTTGGATTCTTCTGCATGGTTAAAGTACGCCAAAGATTTAAAACACAAAGTAGAGCATCATTTGGATGATGAAGAGCATACCTTTTTTCAATTGGCAGGAAAAGTGTTTTCCGAAAATAAAAAAGTAAGCTTAGCAAAGGATTATACCAATTATATGAATGCTAACCTGTAG
- a CDS encoding DUF2652 domain-containing protein encodes MKQNPMLICIPDISGFTQFMSETDSDLSSKIIPALLNKIIYSNEIGLKVSEIEGDAVLFYKTGKLPALKTLVNQCIYFYKEFYKQLHILKATHDNNEDSHKIPKTLGLKIILHYGHEIDTVQIGKHIKLMGEDVIIAHKLLKNKVPKDEYLLISEHLLQQYDMEELDNNLYWSELKKGENVYEHLGEINYTYIDLEPLLHFNT; translated from the coding sequence ATGAAACAAAACCCAATGTTAATATGTATTCCGGATATAAGTGGCTTTACCCAATTTATGAGTGAAACAGATTCTGATTTAAGCTCTAAAATTATCCCTGCATTGTTGAATAAAATTATTTATTCAAACGAAATTGGTTTGAAGGTTTCAGAAATTGAAGGCGATGCTGTTTTGTTTTATAAAACTGGAAAATTACCGGCTTTAAAAACATTGGTTAATCAATGTATTTATTTTTACAAGGAATTTTATAAGCAATTACATATTTTAAAAGCTACCCACGATAATAACGAGGATAGCCATAAAATTCCTAAAACCCTGGGGCTTAAAATTATTTTACACTATGGGCATGAAATTGATACCGTACAAATTGGAAAACATATAAAACTTATGGGAGAAGATGTTATTATAGCCCACAAACTGCTTAAAAACAAAGTGCCAAAAGACGAGTATTTATTAATATCAGAGCATTTATTGCAGCAATACGATATGGAGGAACTGGATAATAATTTATACTGGAGTGAATTAAAAAAAGGTGAAAACGTGTATGAACATCTGGGAGAAATTAATTACACGTATATAGATTTAGAGCCACTGTTACATTTTAACACATAG
- a CDS encoding AraC family transcriptional regulator produces MIEIEIKASNTKEILEDIQKHIGGTIIELWSECTLIVDNDLAKGNIRFIPFDWGVNLLDYNITFKDDVRLKMHAENYNPIRFIYVLNGSFKHRFGIDNRVELVEQFHSLIFTNKSEGINYIHFPKDTKLDINVIQIIRKHFLKKRTTNVSTLNKKLYEIFLDTDYENRFVHYGSLNLKMADLIKKTRNIKTKGMLRVLKIEAKIYEILTLHIQRHNRLQQGVPLPTSLIKSELVKVRKLGEAILKNPAKDYSLEQLSTESGLSQAKLQDGFKFLYTRTVTEYIRHVRLESARNLMMTTDLNISQIVYTIGFTSRSYFSKIFKEKYDITPNEYKKQIVTPIAV; encoded by the coding sequence ATGATAGAAATTGAAATTAAAGCCAGCAATACAAAAGAAATTCTTGAAGACATCCAAAAGCATATTGGTGGTACTATAATTGAATTATGGAGTGAATGTACCTTAATTGTCGATAACGATTTAGCAAAAGGCAACATACGTTTTATACCCTTCGACTGGGGCGTAAACCTTTTGGATTATAACATTACATTTAAGGATGACGTAAGGCTTAAAATGCATGCCGAAAACTACAATCCTATTCGGTTTATTTATGTTTTAAACGGCAGCTTTAAGCATAGATTTGGTATAGATAACAGGGTAGAATTGGTAGAACAATTTCATTCTCTAATATTTACCAATAAAAGCGAAGGCATTAATTATATTCATTTCCCTAAGGATACCAAACTAGACATTAACGTCATTCAAATAATTAGGAAGCATTTTTTGAAAAAGCGGACCACGAATGTATCGACTTTAAATAAAAAGCTTTATGAAATTTTTCTTGATACCGATTACGAAAATCGATTTGTACACTACGGGTCGTTAAACCTTAAAATGGCCGACCTGATAAAAAAAACACGGAATATCAAAACCAAAGGCATGCTTCGTGTTTTAAAAATTGAAGCTAAAATTTATGAGATTTTAACTTTACACATTCAACGCCATAACAGGTTACAACAAGGTGTACCTTTACCAACCTCACTTATAAAAAGCGAACTTGTTAAGGTTAGAAAACTTGGTGAAGCCATACTAAAAAATCCCGCAAAAGATTATTCTTTAGAACAATTATCAACAGAATCAGGCTTATCGCAGGCTAAACTTCAAGATGGTTTTAAATTTTTATACACGCGAACCGTAACAGAGTATATTAGACATGTGAGGTTGGAATCGGCCAGAAATTTAATGATGACCACCGATTTAAATATATCTCAAATAGTGTATACTATTGGTTTTACAAGCCGAAGCTATTTTTCAAAAATATTTAAAGAGAAATACGATATAACCCCAAATGAATATAAAAAACAAATTGTAACACCCATTGCTGTTTAA
- a CDS encoding peptidylprolyl isomerase, translating into MAVLNKIRQRSLFLILIIAMALFSFVLADLFKNSDALTSKSQNIVATINGKDITREDFLQKVEIAQKRAGASATNTQVMNSVFEQEVRQAVMETQYENLGISIEKDQMRDLLKTAMATNPEFLNEAGLFDENKLNEFIANLKELSPQPGFIGGQPLTFADWVNYEKQLANNALNQNYFNLVKAGLTGTLAEGKLEHKLQGDKVDIKYVQVPYSSVADSTIKVSKSDISDYINKNKKQFEVEASRDIRYVEFKEAATIEDENAIKEELTNLLNDREEYSEGLKANETITGFANTKDNERFVNSNSDIKFDGRFVFKSSLPTAVADSIFNLNEGEIYGPYKDNGYFKISKVAAVKQIPDSAKVRHILIPFLGAQSAAPDVTQTEAQAKATADSLLAVLKSNKSKFGEFVKEFSSDQGSIQNEGRYDWHPYNTMVPEFNDFEFEGKVGDLGVVKTIFGFHIIEIEGQKNKKRAIQVATVARKIEPSEATISKVFRDAANFERKAVENDFQEVATENKFTVRPVNGIKALDENIPGVGNQRPIVRWTFEEGVEVGDIKRFTVSNGYVIAQLVAKHKEGLQSVEDASAIAIPAIRKEKKAKIIRDRITVNTLEDLAAAENTTVRTASAVTMKSPTLAGAGREPIIVGAAFGLEEGETSDLIDGANGVYMIQVTKVTPAVELDNYQTFANQVEAQKVSVVTAKLYTALKEAADIEDNRAKTQIQ; encoded by the coding sequence ATGGCAGTTTTAAATAAGATTAGACAACGATCACTATTTTTAATATTAATTATTGCAATGGCATTATTTTCTTTTGTTTTAGCAGATTTATTTAAAAATAGCGATGCGCTAACATCTAAATCGCAAAATATTGTTGCGACTATAAACGGCAAGGATATTACGCGCGAAGACTTTTTGCAAAAAGTGGAAATAGCCCAAAAACGTGCTGGTGCTTCGGCCACCAACACTCAAGTTATGAACAGTGTTTTTGAGCAAGAAGTGAGACAAGCTGTAATGGAAACGCAGTATGAAAACCTGGGGATTTCTATTGAAAAAGATCAAATGAGGGATTTGTTGAAAACAGCTATGGCGACCAACCCTGAGTTTTTAAATGAAGCTGGTTTATTTGATGAAAACAAGTTAAACGAGTTTATTGCCAATCTTAAAGAACTTTCGCCGCAACCAGGTTTTATTGGAGGACAACCATTAACCTTTGCCGATTGGGTAAATTACGAAAAGCAATTGGCTAACAATGCGCTAAACCAAAACTACTTCAATTTGGTTAAAGCGGGTTTAACAGGTACCCTAGCCGAAGGTAAATTAGAGCATAAGTTACAAGGTGATAAAGTAGATATTAAGTATGTGCAAGTACCTTATTCTTCAGTAGCAGATAGTACGATCAAGGTTTCAAAATCTGATATTTCAGATTATATCAATAAAAACAAAAAACAGTTTGAAGTTGAAGCTTCAAGAGATATTCGATATGTTGAGTTTAAAGAAGCTGCAACCATTGAAGATGAAAATGCCATAAAAGAAGAATTAACCAATCTTTTAAACGATCGCGAAGAGTACAGTGAAGGCCTAAAAGCTAACGAAACCATCACAGGGTTTGCTAATACTAAAGACAACGAAAGGTTTGTAAACTCTAATTCTGATATTAAATTTGATGGTCGTTTTGTTTTTAAATCGTCGTTGCCAACAGCAGTTGCAGACAGTATTTTTAATCTTAACGAAGGTGAGATTTACGGGCCGTACAAAGACAATGGCTATTTTAAAATATCTAAGGTTGCGGCGGTTAAGCAAATTCCAGATTCTGCAAAGGTTCGTCACATTTTAATTCCGTTTTTAGGAGCGCAATCGGCGGCACCAGACGTAACCCAAACTGAAGCACAAGCTAAAGCTACGGCCGATAGCCTTTTAGCTGTTTTAAAATCAAACAAATCTAAATTTGGTGAGTTTGTAAAAGAATTTTCTTCAGACCAAGGTAGTATTCAAAACGAAGGGCGCTACGATTGGCATCCGTACAATACTATGGTTCCGGAATTCAATGATTTTGAATTTGAAGGTAAAGTAGGCGATTTAGGTGTGGTTAAAACTATCTTTGGATTTCATATTATTGAGATTGAAGGACAGAAAAACAAAAAGAGAGCCATTCAGGTTGCTACCGTGGCTCGTAAAATTGAGCCGTCTGAAGCTACCATTTCAAAAGTGTTTAGAGATGCCGCAAACTTTGAGCGAAAAGCAGTAGAAAATGATTTTCAAGAGGTTGCAACCGAGAATAAATTTACGGTAAGACCCGTAAACGGTATAAAAGCATTGGACGAAAATATCCCCGGTGTTGGTAACCAACGACCCATTGTGCGTTGGACCTTCGAAGAGGGTGTAGAAGTAGGTGATATCAAACGTTTTACCGTGTCTAATGGTTATGTTATTGCGCAATTAGTAGCGAAGCATAAAGAAGGGCTGCAAAGCGTTGAGGACGCTTCGGCAATTGCCATACCTGCCATTCGTAAAGAGAAAAAAGCTAAAATTATTAGAGATAGAATTACAGTAAATACTTTAGAAGATTTGGCAGCTGCTGAAAACACTACAGTAAGAACTGCCTCGGCGGTAACCATGAAATCTCCAACGCTTGCTGGGGCTGGTAGAGAACCCATTATTGTTGGTGCTGCTTTTGGTTTGGAAGAAGGTGAAACATCAGATTTAATTGATGGTGCCAATGGTGTTTATATGATTCAAGTTACTAAGGTAACCCCAGCGGTTGAATTGGATAATTACCAAACATTTGCCAATCAGGTAGAAGCACAAAAAGTAAGTGTGGTAACCGCTAAATTATATACGGCTTTAAAAGAAGCAGCTGATATTGAAGATAACCGAGCTAAAACTCAAATTCAATAA
- a CDS encoding hemolysin family protein — protein sequence MSIYAIIIIVSLLLSAFFSGMEIAYISSNKIHIEIEKKQDGVLAKILSRLTAKPSKFITTMLIGNNIALVVYGFFMGDVLVNWFQSLLPTTSVFVNYMLTDLSLLSQTVISTIVILITAEFLPKVFFQIYSNTLIKVLAVPAYIFYVLFTFISDFVIWISDFLLKYLFKTEGDQIQLAFTKIELGNYISEQMESVEAHDDVDSEIQIFQNALEFSDVKAREVMVPRTEIIAVEINESIKTLNALFTETGCTKILVYKETVDDILGYVHSFELFKKPKTIKSAMLPVEYIPETVLIKDVLNVLTKKRKSIAVVLDEYGGTSGIMTVEDIVEELFGEIEDEHDTVVLIEEQIDEDTYTLSARLEVDYLNETYKLNLPENENYETLGGLIVNQTEQIPAKDDLVIIDGFQFTILEVSTTKIDLVELKLLEED from the coding sequence ATGAGCATTTATGCCATTATCATAATTGTATCATTATTGCTATCGGCCTTTTTTTCGGGTATGGAGATTGCTTACATATCTTCAAACAAAATCCATATCGAAATTGAAAAAAAACAAGACGGTGTTCTAGCAAAAATATTAAGTAGACTAACGGCAAAACCATCAAAGTTTATAACAACCATGCTTATTGGCAACAATATAGCGTTGGTGGTTTATGGCTTTTTTATGGGCGATGTATTGGTTAATTGGTTTCAGTCTTTGCTGCCCACCACTTCGGTTTTTGTAAACTACATGCTTACCGATTTAAGTTTATTATCGCAAACCGTAATTTCCACTATTGTAATTTTAATTACGGCTGAGTTTTTGCCCAAGGTATTCTTTCAAATTTATTCAAATACGCTCATTAAAGTGTTGGCGGTTCCGGCCTATATTTTTTATGTGTTGTTTACTTTTATTTCAGATTTTGTTATTTGGATTTCAGATTTTTTACTCAAATATTTGTTTAAAACCGAAGGCGACCAAATTCAATTGGCTTTTACAAAAATAGAATTGGGCAACTATATTAGCGAGCAAATGGAATCGGTTGAAGCACATGACGATGTGGATTCCGAGATTCAGATTTTTCAAAACGCTTTGGAGTTTTCCGATGTTAAAGCCCGCGAAGTAATGGTGCCCAGAACCGAAATCATTGCCGTAGAAATTAACGAATCCATTAAAACACTTAACGCACTTTTTACCGAAACGGGTTGCACCAAAATTTTGGTTTACAAAGAAACGGTCGACGATATTTTGGGCTACGTGCATTCATTCGAATTGTTTAAAAAACCCAAAACCATAAAATCGGCCATGTTACCGGTAGAGTATATTCCGGAAACGGTGCTCATAAAAGATGTTTTAAATGTACTCACTAAAAAACGCAAAAGCATAGCCGTGGTTTTAGATGAATATGGCGGAACATCGGGCATTATGACGGTTGAGGATATTGTAGAAGAACTTTTTGGCGAGATTGAAGATGAACACGACACCGTGGTTTTAATTGAAGAGCAAATTGATGAGGATACCTATACACTTTCGGCACGATTGGAAGTCGATTATTTAAATGAGACCTACAAATTAAATCTTCCCGAAAATGAAAATTATGAAACTTTGGGCGGGTTGATAGTGAACCAAACCGAGCAAATTCCGGCGAAAGACGACCTGGTTATTATCGATGGCTTTCAATTTACCATTTTAGAAGTATCTACCACCAAAATTGATTTGGTTGAACTTAAACTTTTAGAAGAAGATTAG
- the lptC gene encoding LPS export ABC transporter periplasmic protein LptC — translation MKKTYKYYILNIVTAIVVTMFFSCKDNFKAVQKMGISENEPIGIAENINLVHTDSGKVKAILLSPKMLNYQNRDFPFFEFPNGITLDLLDDDNNKNVVVADYAINYSETKLIDLQGNVKITTSTNDTLYAEQLFYDQEKEWLFTNKPVTFITGLDVINGNGFDSNKNFTNAVVLEVTGTITLDE, via the coding sequence ATGAAAAAAACATATAAATATTATATACTAAACATAGTCACAGCAATTGTTGTGACTATGTTTTTTTCGTGTAAAGACAACTTTAAAGCCGTACAAAAAATGGGCATTTCAGAAAATGAGCCCATCGGGATTGCCGAAAACATTAATTTAGTACATACCGATTCGGGTAAGGTTAAGGCCATTTTATTAAGTCCGAAAATGCTAAACTATCAAAACAGGGATTTTCCTTTTTTTGAATTCCCCAATGGGATTACGTTAGATTTATTGGATGATGACAATAATAAAAATGTGGTTGTAGCCGATTATGCCATTAATTACAGCGAAACTAAACTTATAGATTTACAAGGCAATGTAAAAATAACAACCAGCACAAACGATACTTTGTATGCCGAACAACTGTTTTACGACCAAGAAAAAGAATGGTTGTTTACCAATAAACCTGTAACTTTTATAACTGGTTTGGACGTAATAAACGGTAATGGTTTCGATTCCAATAAAAATTTCACCAATGCTGTAGTGCTCGAAGTAACAGGCACGATCACGCTCGACGAATAA
- a CDS encoding tetratricopeptide repeat protein, giving the protein MKAKITFLTLLFLGLSIGFAQQNEEDMATLSIMTEYAKAKNYEAAYKPFMELRQRNPKFNRAIYVYGEKILNDKIDKSSGADKVAYVNDLIKLWEERGTYFASKTPKGEYAAKACQLMYDNKDILNKTDAELYECFDAAYKLDKATFTNPKSLYTYFSLMVHLFDAGKKPAQELFNKYDDVVEKIEGEIESYSEKLNKLVEKEDAGTALTSKEGRYKKSYSSYLRAYDKISESVDSKLGQRANCENLIPLYQRDFETFKNDAVWLRRAVSRMFNKECTDDPLYIKLVKAYDETAPSADTKYFVAGLLLKEGKESEAISYFKQSFDLENDDYKKGKLANRIGLILKSKGRYGQARGYFRDALKLNPSNGRPHLSIAAMYAASANNCGDTTFNKRAVYWLAADEARKAGRVDPTLKKSAAQSAASYSAKAPSKSDIFSAANSGEVIRIGCWIGASVTVPSV; this is encoded by the coding sequence ATGAAGGCGAAAATTACATTTTTAACATTATTATTCTTAGGATTGAGCATAGGTTTTGCACAACAGAATGAAGAGGATATGGCTACCCTGTCGATTATGACAGAGTATGCCAAGGCAAAAAATTACGAGGCGGCATACAAACCATTTATGGAGCTAAGACAGCGTAATCCTAAATTTAACAGGGCTATTTATGTATATGGTGAGAAAATTTTAAATGATAAAATTGATAAATCCAGCGGAGCAGATAAAGTAGCTTATGTAAACGATCTTATAAAACTGTGGGAAGAAAGAGGAACGTACTTTGCCAGCAAAACGCCTAAAGGTGAATATGCTGCAAAAGCGTGCCAACTCATGTACGATAATAAGGATATTTTAAATAAAACTGATGCAGAGCTTTACGAGTGTTTCGATGCGGCTTATAAATTAGATAAAGCCACATTTACAAACCCAAAAAGTTTATACACCTATTTTTCTTTGATGGTACATTTGTTTGATGCTGGTAAAAAACCCGCTCAAGAATTATTTAATAAATACGATGACGTTGTTGAAAAGATTGAAGGCGAAATTGAAAGCTATTCTGAAAAACTAAATAAATTAGTTGAAAAAGAAGATGCCGGAACTGCATTAACAAGTAAAGAAGGCAGATATAAAAAATCGTATTCTAGTTATTTAAGAGCTTACGATAAAATTTCAGAAAGTGTTGATAGTAAATTAGGGCAAAGAGCAAATTGCGAGAATCTAATTCCGTTATACCAAAGAGACTTTGAAACCTTTAAAAATGATGCGGTTTGGTTAAGACGTGCGGTAAGCAGAATGTTTAATAAAGAATGTACAGACGATCCTTTATATATTAAATTAGTAAAAGCTTACGATGAAACGGCACCATCTGCAGATACCAAATATTTTGTTGCTGGATTGTTGTTAAAAGAAGGTAAGGAATCTGAAGCCATTAGCTATTTCAAGCAGTCATTCGATTTAGAAAATGATGACTATAAAAAAGGTAAATTAGCCAATAGAATTGGATTGATCCTTAAAAGCAAAGGCAGATACGGACAAGCCCGTGGGTATTTTAGAGATGCCTTAAAGCTTAACCCTTCAAATGGTCGTCCGCATTTATCAATAGCAGCGATGTATGCAGCAAGTGCCAACAATTGTGGCGATACCACTTTTAATAAAAGAGCGGTGTATTGGTTAGCGGCCGATGAAGCGAGAAAAGCTGGACGTGTAGACCCAACGTTAAAAAAGTCTGCAGCACAATCTGCTGCAAGTTATTCAGCCAAAGCACCATCAAAATCAGATATATTTAGTGCCGCTAATTCTGGTGAAGTTATTAGAATTGGTTGTTGGATTGGGGCTTCTGTTACCGTGCCATCGGTTTAA